A portion of the Cryptomeria japonica chromosome 5, Sugi_1.0, whole genome shotgun sequence genome contains these proteins:
- the LOC131063801 gene encoding uncharacterized protein LOC131063801 yields MRLGVVDAGVIEEYTQYRVVHPILCIFDLAESVPSFEGDKRHQQRRRGGRGVGGEDRGDGGGGDGGDSGGGGGFGGAGGGGGGGEVDYWWGLYEQVVPSSQRALSYSQMCQVRLEWSQRMQSSGGVMGPLQLDSAGGAGGSGGAGGDGGTTFGQSAI; encoded by the exons atgaggctgGGGGTTGTGGATGCTGGAGTGAtagaggagtatacgcagtatcgGGTTGTGCATCCTATTCTATGCATTTTTGATCTAGCGGAGTCGGTACCATCTTTTGAGGGTGATAAGAGACATcaacagaggaggagaggaggcagAGGAGTAGGAGGTGAAGatagaggtgatggaggaggaggagatggaggtgataGTGGGGGAGGAGGAGGTTTTGGAGGAgcaggaggaggtggtggag GTGGAGAGGTTGACtattggtggggtttatatgagcaggtggtgccatctAGTCAGCGGGCATTGAGTTATTCACAGATGTGTCAGGTGAGATTagagtggtctcagaggatgcagagtagtggtggtgttatgggccCTCTACAACTAGATAGTGCAGGTGGAGCAGGGGGTAGTGGTGGTGCAGGGGGTGATGGTGGTACAACATTtggccagagtgccatttga